A single Gadus macrocephalus chromosome 22, ASM3116895v1 DNA region contains:
- the tril gene encoding TLR4 interactor with leucine rich repeats codes for MDTRCTLVGVTACVLLLSFGGLISSSLVGGEGDRSACPHRCDCQHAQHLLCTNRGLRAVPRVTPGVPEEVLVISLGGNFITNISAIDFKGYSNLVRLNMQFNQIQAVHPSAFDSFSKLEELYLGHNSLSTIAPETLRPLKKLTILYTNNNGIETITTDLFANLNSLVKLRLDGNSLALLQDSVFASLTNLHYLHLEYNQLHHIHRNAFSKLSKLRFLNLAHNKQSSLRNVLVFSQLRALSTLLLSENEIQHIGNHVFQNLKKLSKLSLSNNRISRLGGGALRGLTGLREFLIDGNELGEIPAGLLDSLERIEELDFSGNRISNVDALAFSRLKHLRVLKLKDNRLTSLSGGSFALNSVLYDLDLHGNNWTCDCRLEELKRWITSAHSRGKLLTVFIQCGQPATLKGKYLDYVNSSQLLSLGNWTHICETRARPEESRGGEVLEREVGDRGEGEGVDVRPGEGGEGRRGGVEGHENQGARGPLGGNPSPAVLDLSTTPTVALRRDGEKRKREGIPGERRGPAGATEGTPPRNSSSPRQQPSRGSVVPRSHAGRKRTKSRHRFNGQSRTTAPTTPYTSPPSGYSHTRRPVLLTDPPSPPASAPSSAAPVQSLERFDLLRANQDEPPPLISDPCVFNRHFITNVSLDQITSSTARVHWTTRAHHPYSAYGGGGGGAEVHYRVLYDRFGTPDRFPRYVYAPGAARSITLRELSPDVTYMACVEGVVGGSVCQVAPRDHCVGVVTPPPEAGVGAASAGSGGGGGWGRLGWADLHLIAAATLAGNAALLLLVGAVWMGRSLRRRQQRRRSAVHVRHMYTSRRPYRHEMGGGAAAVAGAAAAGAAAADFTSYQCSRPPRLGPLEEGDLIEFPCDRFLDNSTSRRDSNMQRFSD; via the coding sequence ATGGATACCCGCTGTACTCTTGTGGGGGTAACAGCATGCGTTCTGCTGTTGTCTTTCGGGGGTCTGATATCGTCCTCACTGGTCGGCGGAGAGGGGGACCGCAGCGCGTGCCCGCACCGCTGCGACTGTCAACATGCGCAACACCTTTTGTGCACCAACCGGGGACTGCGCGCTGTTCCCCGGGTCACCCCGGGAGTTCCCGAGGAGGTGCTGGTCATCAGCCTCGGGGGAAACTTCATCACTAACATCTCCGCGATAGACTTCAAAGGGTACAGTAACCTCGTGCGATTAAACATGCAGTTCAATCAGATACAAGCCGTTCACCCCAGTGCGTTTGATTCCTTTTCTAAACTAGAGGAGCTGTACTTGGGACATAATTCCCTGTCAACAATAGCCCCTGAGACGTTGAGGCCCCTGAAGAAGTTAACCATTTTGTACACCAATAATAATGGCATCGAAACAATAACCACGGATCTCTTCGCCAACTTAAACAGCCTCGTTAAACTGCGCTTGGATGGCAACTCACTAGCACTGCTGCAAGACTCTGTTTTTGCGAGTTTGACTAATCTGCACTATTTGCATTTAGAATACAACCAGCTTCATCACATCCacagaaatgcattttctaaaCTCTCCAAATTGCGCTTTTTAAACCTCGCGCACAACAAGCAGTCGTCCCTGCGCAATGTGTTAGTTTTCTCTCAGCTGAGAGCCTTGTCAACGCTGCTGCTCTCTGAGAACGAAATCCAGCACATTGGGAACCACGTCTTCCAGAACCTAAAGAAGCTGTCCAAACTATCCCTCAGCAACAACCGGATCTCCCGTCTGGGCGGCGGGGCTTTGAGGGGACTGACGGGTCTCAGAGAGTTCCTGATTGATGGCAACGAGCTGGGGGAAATCCCCGCCGGTCTCCTCGACTCCCTGGAGCGCATAGAGGAACTGGACTTCAGCGGCAATAGGATTTCTAACGTGGACGCGTTGGCCTTCTCTCGACTCAAACACCTACGCGTGCTGAAGCTGAAAGACAACCGGCTCACCAGCCTGTCGGGAGGCAGCTTTGCTCTCAACAGCGTTCTCTACGACCTGGATCTCCATGGCAACAACTGGACGTGCGACTGTCGCCTCGAGGAGCTCAAGCGGTGGATCACATCGGCGCATTCCCGCGGCAAATTATTGACTGTGTTTATTCAGTGCGGTCAGCCGGCGACTCTAAAGGGGAAATATCTGGACTATGTAAACAGCTCCCAGCTGCTGTCCCTGGGGAACTGGACCCACATATGCGAGACCCGAGCGAGGCCCGAGGAGAGCAGGGGTGGGGAGGTCCTGGAGAGGGAAgtgggagacaggggggagggagagggggttgaTGTGAGGCccggggaggggggcgaggggaggcGAGGAGGCGTAGAGGGTCATGAGAACCAGGGAGCCAGAGGGCCATTAGGGGGTAACCCCAGCCCGGCTGTGTTGGACCTCAGCACCACTCCAACAGTAGCGCTgaggagagacggggagaaGAGGAAAAGGGAGGGAATCCCGGGAGAGCGAAGGGGTCCGGCGGGAGCCACCGAGGGGACACCCCCCCgaaactcctcctcccccagacaGCAACCCAGCAGAGGGTCCGTCGTCCCGAGGTCACACGCAGGTCGGAAACGTACGAAGTCGAGGCACAGGTTCAACGGCCAGTCCCGGACCACAGCCCCCACGACCCCTTACACATCCCCCCCCAGCGGATACAGCCACACCCGCCGCCCCGTCCTGCTCACGGACCCCCCGTCGCCCCCGGCTTCGGCCCCCTCTTCTGCTGCTCCCGTCCAATCGCTGGAGAGGTTCGACCTCCTGAGAGCCAATCAGGACGAGCCTCCTCCCCTCATCAGCGACCCGTGCGTGTTCAACCGCCACTTCATCACCAACGTGTCGCTGGACCAGATCACCTCGTCTACCGCCCGGGTCCACTGGACCACCCGGGCCCACCACCCTTACTCTGCGtacggagggggaggtggaggggccgAGGTCCACTACAGGGTGCTCTACGACCGCTTCGGGACCCCCGACCGCTTCCCCCGCTACGTGTACGCCCCCGGCGCGGCCCGCTCCATCACCCTGCGGGAACTCTCGCCGGACGTCACCTACATGGCGTGCGTggaaggggtggtggggggctcGGTGTGCCAGGTGGCCCCCCGGGACCACTGCGTCGGCGTGGTCACCCCGCCCCCGGAGGCGGGGGTCGGGGCCGCGTCGGCGGgcagtggcggcggcggcggctgggggCGGCTGGGCTGGGCTGACCTCCACCTGATCGCCGCGGCGACGCTGGCGGGGAAcgcggcgctgctgctgctggtgggcgCCGTGTGGATGGGGCGGAGcctgcggcggcggcagcagaggCGGAGGTCGGCGGTGCACGTGAGGCACATGTACACGTCCCGCCGGCCGTACCGCCACGAGATGGGCGGgggcgcggcggcggtggcgggggcggcggcggcgggcgcggcggcggcggacttCACCAGCTACCAGTGCAGCCGGCCGCCGCGCCTAGGGCCTCTGGAGGAGGGCGACCTCATCGAGTTCCCCTGCGACCGCTTCCTCGACAACAGCACCTCCCGCCGCGACAGCAACATGCAGAGGTTCTCTGactag
- the creb5a gene encoding cyclic AMP-responsive element-binding protein 5, whose amino-acid sequence MRSLYHHPNPPFLLTLQRGKPTPSHHHHHHPNQPQHHGMTPVGHMMDVMSQRQPQMPPHHPHHHHLPAAPLPYQPRGHGALPGQHPLGAGTGHQLRQPGNAPHSQPQHSPLSHLHHGPLPQHGSPLSIASELSPGSQQMHSPQPCLPHHALGQSGGRRRRTTEHDPDERRQKFLERNRAAATRCRQKRKVWVSSLEKKAEELTHTNLQLQNEVTSLRSEVGQLKQILLTHKDCPVTTHQRETQGYANAGLSPGGSPALACPGSHRGAVQHNSISTSSTPTTAGGDTGHDHHPGR is encoded by the exons ATGCGGTCCCTTTACCATCATCCTAATCCACCTTTTCTCCTCACCTTGCAGAGGGGCAAACCGACGCcgagccaccaccaccaccaccaccccaaccagcCGCAGCATCACGGCATGACGCCCGTCGGCCACATGATGGACGTGATGTCACAGCGGCAGCCGCAGATGCCcccgcaccacccgcaccaccaccacctccccgccGCGCCCCTCCCCTACCAGCCCCGGGGCCACGGCGCCCTGCCCGGGCAGCATCCCCTGGGCGCGGGCACCGGCCATCAGCTCCGCCAGCCGGGGAACGCCCCCCACAGCCAGCCCCAGCACTCGCCCCTgtcccacctccaccacggccCCCTGCCGCAGCACGGGTCCCCCCTCTCCATTGCGTCAGAG CTCTCCCCGGGGTCCCAGCAGATGCATTCCCCCCAGCCGTGTCTGCCCCATCATGCACTGGGGCAGAGCGGGGGTCGCCGACGGAGGACCACGGAGCACGACCCCGACGAGCGGCGGCAGAAGTTCCTGGAGCGTAACCGGGCGGCGGCCACACGCTGCCGCCAGAAGAGGAAGGTGTGGGTGTCGTCGCTGGAGAAGAAGGCGGAGGAGCTGACACACACCAACCTGCAgttacag AACGAGGTGACATCACTGAGGTCAGAAGTGGGCCAGCTGAAGCAGATTCTCCTGACCCACAAGGACTGTCCCGTCACCacacaccagagagagacacagggttatGCCA ATGCAGGGCTGAGCCCGGGAGGAAGTCCCGCCCTCGCATGTCCCGGCTCTCATCGCGGGGCCGTTCAGCACAACagcatctccacctcctccacccccaccacggcAGGAGGGGACACGGGGCACGACCACCACCCCGGGCGTTAG
- the LOC132450645 gene encoding juxtaposed with another zinc finger protein 1 isoform X1: protein MTGIAAASFFSNSCRFGGCGLQFESLAELIVHIEDNHIDTDPRVLEKQEQQQPTYLALSYINRFMTDAARREQETLKKKATPKLSLSIAGGGVSRNSTATPPRHTSGNLTPPVTPPITPSSSFRSSTPTGKTGSEYDEEEVDYEESDSDESWTTESAISSESILSSMCMNGGEEKPFACPVPGCKKRYKNVNGIKYHAKNGHRTQVRVRKPFKCRCGKSYKTSQGLRHHTINFHPPVSTEILRKIQG from the exons ATGACCGGCATCGCCGCTGCTTCTTTCTTCTCCAATTCCTGCAGGTTCGGGGGTTGCGGTCTCCAGTTCGAGTCTCTGGCCGAGCTCATCGTCCATATCGAGGACAATCACATCG ACACAGATCCGCGGGTCCTGGAGAaacaggagcagcagcagccaacGTACCTGGCCCTGAGCTACATCAACAG GTTCATGACGGACGCAGCGCGGCGGGAGCAGGAGACCCTGAAGAAGAAGGCCACGCCCAAGCTGTCCCTGTCCATCGCCggagggggcgtgtccaggAACAGCACGGCCACGCCCCCGCGCCACACCAGCGGCAACCTCACGCCCCCCGTCACCCCGCCCatcacaccctcctcctccttccgaAGCAGCACGCCCACAGGtaagacag GCAGCGAgtacgatgaggaggaggtggactatGAGGAGTCGGACAGCGACGAGTCCTGGACCACGGAGAGCGCCATCAGCTCCGAGTCCATCCTCAGCTCCATGTGCATGAACGGCGGCGAGGAGAAGCCCTTCGCCTGCCCCGTGCCCGGCTGCAAGAAGAGATACAAG AATGTGAACGGTATCAAGTACCACGCCAAGAACGGCCACCGGACCCAGGTCCGCGTGCGCAAGCCCTTCAAGTGCCGCTGCGGGAAGAGCTACAAGACGTCCCAGGGCCTGAGGCACCACACCATCAACTTCCACCCGCCCGTCTCCACCGAGATCCTGCGCAAGATCCAGGGCTAA
- the LOC132450645 gene encoding juxtaposed with another zinc finger protein 1 isoform X2 has translation MTGIAAASFFSNSCRFGGCGLQFESLAELIVHIEDNHIDTDPRVLEKQEQQQPTYLALSYINRFMTDAARREQETLKKKATPKLSLSIAGGGVSRNSTATPPRHTSGNLTPPVTPPITPSSSFRSSTPTGSEYDEEEVDYEESDSDESWTTESAISSESILSSMCMNGGEEKPFACPVPGCKKRYKNVNGIKYHAKNGHRTQVRVRKPFKCRCGKSYKTSQGLRHHTINFHPPVSTEILRKIQG, from the exons ATGACCGGCATCGCCGCTGCTTCTTTCTTCTCCAATTCCTGCAGGTTCGGGGGTTGCGGTCTCCAGTTCGAGTCTCTGGCCGAGCTCATCGTCCATATCGAGGACAATCACATCG ACACAGATCCGCGGGTCCTGGAGAaacaggagcagcagcagccaacGTACCTGGCCCTGAGCTACATCAACAG GTTCATGACGGACGCAGCGCGGCGGGAGCAGGAGACCCTGAAGAAGAAGGCCACGCCCAAGCTGTCCCTGTCCATCGCCggagggggcgtgtccaggAACAGCACGGCCACGCCCCCGCGCCACACCAGCGGCAACCTCACGCCCCCCGTCACCCCGCCCatcacaccctcctcctccttccgaAGCAGCACGCCCACAG GCAGCGAgtacgatgaggaggaggtggactatGAGGAGTCGGACAGCGACGAGTCCTGGACCACGGAGAGCGCCATCAGCTCCGAGTCCATCCTCAGCTCCATGTGCATGAACGGCGGCGAGGAGAAGCCCTTCGCCTGCCCCGTGCCCGGCTGCAAGAAGAGATACAAG AATGTGAACGGTATCAAGTACCACGCCAAGAACGGCCACCGGACCCAGGTCCGCGTGCGCAAGCCCTTCAAGTGCCGCTGCGGGAAGAGCTACAAGACGTCCCAGGGCCTGAGGCACCACACCATCAACTTCCACCCGCCCGTCTCCACCGAGATCCTGCGCAAGATCCAGGGCTAA